Proteins from a single region of Streptococcus mitis:
- the rnmV gene encoding ribonuclease M5 — protein MKEKISQVIVVEGRDDTANLKRYFDVETYETRGSAINEQDLERIQRLHQRHGVIVFTDPDFNGERIRRMIMTAIPTVQHAFLKRDEAVPKSKTKGRSLGIEHASYEDLKTALAQVTEQFEHESQFDISRSDLIRLGFLAGVDSRKRREYLGEALRIGYSNGKQLLKRLELFGVTLAEVEEAMKSYENS, from the coding sequence ATGAAAGAAAAAATTTCTCAAGTTATCGTGGTCGAAGGGCGCGATGATACGGCCAATCTCAAACGCTATTTCGATGTAGAGACCTATGAGACACGAGGTTCTGCCATCAATGAGCAGGATCTAGAGCGGATTCAGCGCTTGCACCAACGTCATGGAGTCATTGTCTTTACAGACCCAGATTTTAATGGGGAGCGGATTCGCCGCATGATTATGACGGCCATCCCAACAGTTCAGCATGCCTTCCTCAAACGAGATGAAGCTGTTCCCAAGTCCAAAACCAAGGGACGGTCTCTGGGAATTGAGCATGCCAGCTATGAAGACCTGAAAACGGCTCTCGCTCAGGTGACAGAACAATTTGAACATGAGAGTCAGTTTGACATCAGTCGTAGCGACTTGATCCGCCTTGGTTTTCTAGCCGGAGTAGATAGCCGTAAGCGAAGAGAATATCTAGGAGAAGCTCTCCGAATTGGCTATTCCAACGGCAAGCAACTCCTCAAACGCCTAGAGTTGTTTGGGGTCACCTTGGCAGAAGTGGAAGAAGCTATGAAATCTTATGAGAACAGCTAA
- a CDS encoding helix-turn-helix domain-containing protein: MEANQLQKYIAERIRECRKEQNLSQEQLSNKAGLGVKAIQNIENMKYDFKIHTLEKVLTALGMTVEDFFNFPLSDNSIPITTLTENISDLPHTKKLKIISLFNEIVKNID; the protein is encoded by the coding sequence ATGGAAGCTAATCAATTACAAAAATACATAGCAGAGCGTATAAGAGAATGTAGAAAAGAACAGAATCTTAGTCAAGAACAATTATCCAATAAAGCCGGACTAGGTGTTAAAGCAATACAAAACATCGAGAATATGAAATACGATTTTAAAATACACACACTTGAAAAGGTTCTTACAGCTTTAGGCATGACCGTAGAAGACTTCTTTAATTTCCCACTTTCAGATAATTCCATCCCTATCACTACATTGACTGAAAACATCTCAGATTTACCACACACAAAAAAATTAAAAATCATTTCTTTGTTCAATGAAATTGTTAAAAATATAGATTAA
- a CDS encoding tyrosine-type recombinase/integrase, which yields MFFKELDNGKYRYYEKFYHEREGKWKQVSVTLKSKSRVSQAEAKRRLALKIEKLLTAPTKEEVEKKQLEEMIFSQLLEEWKTIRSSEIKSSSYRSEMKSLELFMGAVGNLRISDYTTQLVQTYLMNLNVQNSTRKNRKIYLNAIFDYAVKVGYISDSPVKGVVIPKQKADYEKLQKAKDNFISREELGQVLSYCESHNKDKRYALAMEFIFLTGLRFAEFIGVRYQDVNFKANLLTIDHTIDYVAHGYDERILQTTKTVGSVRTIVLSERCLDIIEYFRSNCFDEEFIFVTEQGNIMRQPLLYRFIKSICEVVLGGHRSYNIHMLRHSHISLLAELGIPIKAIMERVGHRDESITLRIYSHVTKNIQDELREKLNQIHL from the coding sequence ATGTTTTTTAAAGAATTGGATAATGGGAAATACCGTTATTATGAAAAATTCTATCATGAACGAGAGGGAAAGTGGAAGCAAGTCTCTGTGACTCTAAAATCAAAATCTAGAGTTTCTCAAGCAGAAGCAAAACGTCGTTTAGCGCTAAAAATCGAAAAACTTCTAACCGCCCCTACAAAAGAGGAAGTTGAAAAGAAACAGCTAGAAGAAATGATTTTTAGTCAACTATTGGAAGAATGGAAAACGATTCGTTCCAGTGAGATAAAATCTTCTAGTTATAGAAGTGAGATGAAAAGTTTAGAGCTTTTCATGGGAGCAGTAGGAAATTTGAGAATATCAGATTACACCACTCAGCTAGTTCAAACATATCTAATGAATTTGAATGTTCAAAATTCAACAAGAAAAAATCGAAAAATATACTTGAATGCTATCTTTGATTATGCTGTAAAGGTCGGATATATTTCTGACTCACCAGTTAAAGGGGTGGTAATTCCGAAGCAGAAAGCGGACTATGAGAAGTTGCAAAAAGCAAAGGATAATTTCATTAGTAGAGAGGAACTAGGACAGGTTTTATCGTATTGTGAAAGTCACAATAAAGATAAGCGTTATGCTTTGGCAATGGAATTTATCTTTTTAACTGGTCTTCGTTTTGCAGAGTTTATAGGGGTTCGCTATCAAGATGTAAACTTCAAAGCGAATCTTTTAACAATTGATCATACAATAGATTATGTTGCTCATGGATATGATGAGAGAATCTTACAGACAACGAAAACAGTAGGTTCTGTCAGGACGATAGTACTAAGTGAACGTTGCTTGGATATTATCGAGTACTTTCGTAGTAACTGTTTTGATGAGGAGTTCATCTTTGTGACTGAGCAAGGTAACATTATGAGACAGCCTTTGTTATATAGATTTATCAAAAGTATTTGTGAAGTAGTGTTGGGTGGGCACAGATCCTATAATATTCACATGCTTAGACATTCGCATATTAGTTTATTGGCTGAACTAGGGATACCCATAAAGGCTATTATGGAGCGAGTTGGACATAGAGATGAATCTATCACTTTAAGGATCTATAGTCATGTAACAAAAAATATACAAGATGAATTGAGAGAGAAACTTAATCAAATTCATCTGTAG
- a CDS encoding rolling circle replication-associated protein, whose product MKQIELSKIVKSYVYGNTIEMTTANGQQEQVIKVIEGKRYVNLETGEIHNMDTSSSTRLDNLKSTKQTMKKLRRLVAHNFTGGINQLWITLTYRDHITEPAIVYMDFKAFIRRIRNQFGKVDYITVIEPQASGRWHLHVLLKNDSELTIPNNDLANMWGQGFTKTKRLRIADRVGNYLIAYLSNLQIGDEDSQNKSIVKGARLYMYPKGIRIYRTSRGIEKPLEITTTKGELMETYKINSPPTFSRTTKHETPHGVKEYTTEFYDNIKSLSDTFSGATDKLSR is encoded by the coding sequence ATGAAGCAAATAGAACTTAGTAAAATTGTGAAAAGTTACGTTTATGGTAATACGATCGAAATGACAACCGCGAACGGTCAACAAGAGCAAGTTATAAAAGTTATTGAAGGGAAACGCTATGTAAACTTGGAAACAGGCGAAATACATAACATGGATACTTCTAGTAGTACACGACTCGATAATTTGAAGTCTACTAAACAGACTATGAAAAAACTACGTCGTCTAGTAGCTCATAATTTTACGGGAGGTATCAACCAGTTATGGATAACGTTGACTTATCGAGACCATATTACCGAGCCAGCAATTGTTTACATGGATTTCAAAGCGTTCATTCGTCGCATTCGTAATCAGTTTGGAAAGGTTGATTACATTACGGTCATTGAACCACAAGCTAGTGGAAGGTGGCATTTACATGTGTTATTAAAGAATGATTCAGAGCTAACAATTCCTAACAATGACCTTGCTAATATGTGGGGTCAAGGTTTTACCAAGACCAAAAGGTTAAGGATAGCTGACAGGGTTGGGAATTATTTGATTGCTTATTTATCTAATTTGCAGATAGGTGATGAGGATTCACAAAACAAATCCATTGTAAAAGGAGCTCGTTTATACATGTATCCAAAAGGAATTCGAATTTATCGTACAAGCAGAGGAATTGAAAAGCCTTTGGAAATTACAACAACAAAGGGTGAGCTTATGGAAACTTATAAAATTAACAGTCCTCCGACATTTTCACGTACCACAAAACATGAAACTCCTCATGGTGTAAAAGAATATACTACGGAGTTTTACGATAATATAAAAAGCCTGTCAGATACTTTTAGCGGAGCAACTGACAAGCTAAGTAGGTAA
- the rmuC gene encoding DNA recombination protein RmuC, with amino-acid sequence MESLLVLLLIANLAGIFLIWQRQDKQEKHLSKSLEDQADHLSDQLDYRFEQARQASQLDQKDLEVAVSDRLQEVRIELHQGLTQVRQEMTDNLLQTRDKTDQRLQALQESNEQRLEQMRHTVEEKLEKTLQTRLQASFETVSKQLESVNRGLGEMQTVARDVGALNKVLSGTKTRGILGELQLGQIIEDIMTPTQYEREYATVENSSERVEYAIKLPGQGDQEYVYLPIDSKFPLADYYRLEEAYEAGDKEEIERCRKSLLASVKRFAKDIKSKYIAPPRTTNFGVLFVPTEGLYSEIVRNPVFFDDLRREEQIIVAGPSTLSALLNSLSVGFKTLNIQKSADHISKTLASVKTEFGKFGGILVKAQKHLQHASGNIDELLNRRTTAIERTLRHIELSEGEPALDLLHFQEDEEEYED; translated from the coding sequence ATGGAAAGTTTACTTGTTCTATTATTGATTGCCAACCTAGCTGGTATCTTTCTGATTTGGCAAAGGCAGGATAAGCAGGAAAAACATCTAAGTAAGAGCTTGGAGGATCAGGCAGATCACTTGTCAGACCAGTTGGATTACCGCTTTGAACAAGCAAGACAAGCCAGCCAGTTAGATCAAAAAGACTTGGAAGTGGCTGTCAGCGACCGCTTGCAAGAAGTGCGAATCGAATTGCACCAAGGTTTGACTCAGGTCCGTCAAGAAATGACAGATAATCTCTTGCAAACAAGAGATAAGACCGACCAACGTCTCCAAGCCTTGCAGGAATCAAATGAGCAACGTTTGGAACAAATGCGTCATACGGTCGAGGAAAAACTAGAAAAGACCTTGCAGACACGTTTACAGGCTTCCTTTGAGACAGTTTCCAAACAACTGGAGTCGGTCAATCGTGGTCTGGGAGAAATGCAGACAGTTGCCCGCGATGTTGGTGCTCTCAATAAGGTTCTCTCTGGAACCAAGACGCGAGGGATTCTGGGCGAATTGCAACTGGGACAAATCATTGAGGACATCATGACCCCTACCCAGTATGAACGAGAATACGCAACGGTTGAAAACTCCAGTGAACGAGTGGAGTATGCCATTAAGTTACCCGGACAAGGCGACCAGGAATATGTCTACCTGCCGATTGACTCCAAGTTTCCACTGGCAGATTATTATCGCTTAGAAGAAGCCTATGAAGCAGGTGATAAGGAAGAAATCGAACGCTGTCGCAAGTCGCTCTTAGCAAGCGTTAAGCGTTTCGCAAAGGATATCAAGAGCAAGTACATAGCACCGCCTCGGACGACCAATTTTGGAGTTTTGTTTGTTCCGACAGAAGGTCTCTACTCAGAAATCGTCCGCAATCCTGTTTTCTTTGATGATTTGAGGCGGGAGGAGCAGATTATTGTCGCAGGTCCAAGTACCCTGTCAGCTCTGCTCAACTCCCTATCGGTTGGCTTCAAGACTCTCAATATCCAAAAGAGTGCCGACCATATCAGCAAGACTCTTGCCAGTGTCAAGACCGAGTTTGGCAAGTTTGGTGGCATTCTGGTTAAGGCACAAAAACACCTCCAACATGCCTCTGGCAATATTGATGAATTATTAAACCGTCGTACCACAGCTATCGAGCGGACGCTCCGTCACATTGAGTTATCAGAAGGTGAGCCTGCGCTTGATCTACTCCATTTCCAAGAAGATGAGGAAGAATATGAAGATTAG
- a CDS encoding thiamine diphosphokinase encodes MSEYKLSENNWTRVAVFAGGDRGHYRTDFDSFVGVDRGSLWVLEENLPLALAVGDFDSVTAEERQVIQKCAQHFVQARPEKDDTDLELALVTIFEKNPQAEVTIFGALGGRIDHMLANVFLPSNPKLAPYMSQIEIEDGQNLIAYCPEGTSQLEPRSDYDYLAFMPVRDSQLTIIGAKYELTEENFFFKKVYASNEYIDREVSVTCPDGYVVVLHSKDRR; translated from the coding sequence ATGAGCGAGTACAAACTCTCAGAAAACAACTGGACTAGGGTTGCCGTTTTTGCAGGAGGAGACCGCGGTCATTATCGGACGGACTTTGATAGTTTTGTCGGTGTGGATCGAGGCTCGCTCTGGGTCTTGGAGGAAAACCTACCTCTTGCTCTAGCGGTTGGAGATTTTGATTCAGTGACTGCAGAAGAACGACAGGTGATTCAAAAATGTGCCCAACATTTTGTCCAAGCGCGACCAGAAAAAGATGATACAGATCTGGAATTGGCTCTCGTGACTATTTTTGAGAAAAATCCTCAGGCTGAGGTTACTATTTTCGGTGCTTTGGGTGGCCGTATTGATCACATGCTGGCTAATGTCTTTTTACCTAGCAATCCCAAGTTGGCACCCTATATGAGCCAGATAGAAATTGAGGATGGGCAAAATTTGATTGCCTATTGTCCAGAAGGGACCAGTCAGCTAGAACCCCGTTCAGACTACGACTATCTAGCTTTTATGCCGGTTCGGGATAGCCAGCTGACTATTATTGGTGCCAAGTATGAGTTGACAGAGGAAAATTTTTTCTTTAAAAAAGTATACGCTTCTAACGAATATATAGATAGGGAAGTGTCGGTGACTTGCCCAGATGGTTATGTGGTCGTGCTGCATAGTAAGGACAGGAGGTAG
- the rsmA gene encoding 16S rRNA (adenine(1518)-N(6)/adenine(1519)-N(6))-dimethyltransferase RsmA, producing the protein MRIADYSVTKAVLERHGFTFKKSFGQNFLTDTNILQKIVDTAEIDDQVNVIEIGPGIGALTEFLAERAAQVMAFEIDHRLVPILADTLRDFDNVTVVNEDILKVDLAQHIQNFKNPDLPIKVVANLPYYITTPILMHLIESGIPFSEFVVMMQKEVADRISAKPNTKAYGSLSIAVQYYMTAKVAFIVPRTVFVPAPNVDSAILKMVRRPEPAVAVEDENFFFKVSKASFTHRRKTLWNNLTGYFGKTEEVKDKLTKALDQAGLSPSVRGEALSLAEFASLADALKGQGL; encoded by the coding sequence ATGAGAATTGCAGATTATAGCGTGACCAAGGCAGTGCTAGAGCGTCACGGTTTTACCTTTAAAAAGTCCTTCGGGCAAAATTTCTTGACGGATACCAATATTCTTCAAAAAATTGTGGATACGGCTGAAATTGATGACCAAGTCAATGTCATCGAGATTGGGCCAGGAATTGGTGCCTTGACTGAGTTTTTAGCTGAGCGTGCAGCTCAAGTCATGGCATTTGAGATTGACCACCGCTTGGTACCAATCCTAGCCGATACCTTGCGGGATTTTGACAATGTGACCGTAGTCAACGAGGATATTCTAAAGGTTGACTTGGCGCAGCATATCCAGAATTTTAAAAATCCTGACTTACCAATCAAGGTAGTAGCCAACTTGCCTTACTATATCACGACACCTATTCTCATGCACTTGATTGAAAGTGGCATTCCTTTTAGTGAGTTTGTGGTTATGATGCAAAAAGAAGTGGCAGATCGTATCTCTGCTAAGCCAAATACCAAGGCTTACGGCAGCTTGTCGATTGCAGTTCAGTATTACATGACCGCCAAGGTTGCCTTTATCGTACCTCGTACGGTCTTTGTGCCAGCACCAAATGTGGACTCAGCCATTTTAAAAATGGTGCGTCGTCCAGAGCCAGCCGTAGCAGTGGAAGACGAGAATTTCTTCTTTAAGGTTTCCAAGGCTAGTTTTACCCATCGCCGCAAGACCTTGTGGAACAATTTGACAGGTTACTTTGGCAAGACTGAAGAAGTCAAGGATAAGCTGACCAAGGCCTTGGATCAGGCAGGCTTGTCACCAAGTGTGCGTGGGGAAGCTCTCAGCTTGGCAGAGTTTGCCAGCCTAGCAGATGCGCTTAAAGGACAAGGGCTCTAA
- a CDS encoding APC family permease: MFTKLKQTFIGRPLKSLTEGEGGLLGKMQALAMLSSDALSSIAYGPEQVVLVLASLSPLAIWWSLPIGLFVLLLLASLTVSYRQIIHAYPQGGGAYMVTRENLSPELGLIAGGSLLVDYMLTVAVSVSSGADAITAALPALHPYNLHISIFLVCLLMLLNLRGLKESASSLMIPVYLFIISTIFLLLYGIFQLMTGSLSYQATSPIGHAVPSLSIVLILRAFTSGSASLTGVEAISNAVPFFKAPKEKNAAQTLTIMSLILGFLFAGITFLNYWMGILPQHGETILSQMAQGILGNSFLGHLGYYIFQFSTALILAVAANTGFSAFPMLAYNMAKNKYMPHLFMEKGDRLGYSNGILTLAFGAMILLLIFNGNTERLIPLYTIGVFVPFALSQTGMIRHWKKEKGANFLKPALANIIGAIICYAIVLILLFFRLSDIWPFFPIILVLTLLFLAIHSHYQKVAQQLRLYEGIEKRTYDGNLVLVLVGNVTRVSVGAINYAQSIGDEVLAMHISTKETAEKDQEILQEFADYFPTITLKNIKTSYRDIITPTVKYVKRISEEAQKKNYTVTVLVPQFIPNKPWQNILHNQMSLKLKYALRWHQDVVVASYSYHLKE, encoded by the coding sequence ATGTTTACAAAATTAAAACAGACCTTTATCGGTCGTCCTCTTAAGTCCTTAACCGAAGGCGAAGGGGGACTACTGGGAAAAATGCAGGCACTAGCCATGTTATCAAGCGACGCTCTATCTTCCATTGCCTATGGGCCTGAGCAAGTAGTCCTCGTCTTGGCTAGTCTCTCTCCTCTTGCGATATGGTGGAGTCTTCCTATCGGCCTCTTTGTCCTCCTGCTCCTAGCTAGCCTGACCGTCTCCTACCGTCAAATCATCCATGCCTACCCTCAAGGAGGAGGGGCCTATATGGTTACTCGAGAAAATCTATCTCCCGAACTTGGCTTAATCGCTGGAGGTAGTCTGCTAGTTGACTACATGCTGACCGTAGCGGTATCTGTTTCATCTGGAGCGGACGCTATCACAGCAGCTCTCCCTGCTCTCCACCCTTACAACCTTCACATCTCCATTTTTCTAGTTTGCTTGCTTATGCTCTTGAATTTACGGGGCTTAAAAGAATCTGCAAGTTCACTGATGATTCCTGTCTATCTCTTTATCATCAGTACTATCTTTCTCTTGCTCTACGGAATCTTTCAACTAATGACAGGGTCTCTCAGCTATCAGGCAACTTCACCTATTGGGCATGCTGTTCCGAGCCTGTCTATCGTTCTCATTCTAAGAGCCTTTACCAGTGGCTCTGCCTCTCTGACAGGGGTTGAAGCTATTTCAAATGCCGTTCCCTTTTTCAAGGCTCCAAAAGAAAAGAATGCCGCTCAAACCTTGACCATTATGTCACTGATTTTAGGTTTTCTTTTTGCAGGCATTACCTTCCTAAACTACTGGATGGGGATTCTGCCTCAACACGGAGAAACTATTCTTTCACAGATGGCTCAAGGCATCCTTGGTAATTCCTTCTTAGGTCACCTTGGCTATTATATCTTCCAATTCTCCACAGCCTTGATTTTAGCCGTAGCTGCAAATACTGGCTTTTCGGCCTTCCCTATGCTAGCTTACAATATGGCTAAAAACAAATACATGCCCCATCTCTTTATGGAAAAAGGAGACCGCCTAGGCTACTCCAATGGAATTTTAACTCTGGCTTTTGGAGCTATGATTCTTCTTCTCATTTTTAATGGCAATACAGAACGCTTGATTCCTCTTTATACTATCGGAGTCTTCGTTCCCTTCGCCCTATCTCAGACTGGGATGATTCGTCATTGGAAAAAGGAAAAAGGAGCAAATTTCTTAAAACCTGCTCTTGCTAATATCATTGGGGCAATCATTTGCTACGCGATTGTACTAATCTTGCTCTTTTTCCGTCTCAGTGATATCTGGCCTTTCTTCCCGATTATTCTCGTACTCACCCTACTCTTCTTGGCCATTCACAGTCATTACCAAAAAGTGGCCCAACAACTGCGTCTCTATGAAGGAATCGAAAAACGTACCTACGATGGCAATCTGGTTCTCGTCCTCGTAGGAAATGTCACCCGTGTAAGCGTTGGAGCTATTAACTACGCTCAAAGTATCGGAGATGAAGTCTTAGCAATGCACATTTCTACTAAGGAAACAGCAGAGAAAGACCAAGAAATTCTCCAAGAATTTGCCGATTACTTCCCCACTATTACTCTGAAAAACATCAAGACCAGCTACCGTGACATCATTACGCCTACTGTCAAGTATGTCAAACGGATATCCGAGGAAGCCCAGAAAAAGAACTATACAGTCACCGTTCTGGTACCCCAGTTTATCCCTAATAAACCTTGGCAAAATATCCTGCACAATCAGATGAGCCTCAAACTAAAATACGCCCTCCGTTGGCACCAGGACGTCGTTGTCGCTAGCTACTCCTATCACTTAAAAGAATAA
- the rpe gene encoding ribulose-phosphate 3-epimerase, whose amino-acid sequence MSQYKIAPSILAADYANFEREIKRLEATGAEYAHIDIMDGHFVPQISFGAGVVEALRPHSKMVFDCHLMVANPEHHLEDFARAGADIISIHVEATPHIHGALQKIRSLGVKPSVVINPGTPVEAIKHVLHLVDQVLVMTVNPGFGGQAFLPEIMDKVRELVALRDEKGLNFEIEVDGGIDDQTIAQAKEAGATVFVAGSYVFKGDVNERVQTLRKQLD is encoded by the coding sequence ATGTCTCAATACAAGATTGCTCCGTCAATTCTGGCAGCAGATTATGCCAACTTTGAACGTGAAATCAAGCGTCTAGAAGCAACTGGTGCAGAATATGCCCATATCGATATCATGGATGGGCACTTTGTGCCACAAATCAGTTTTGGTGCAGGTGTGGTTGAAGCTCTTCGCCCTCATAGTAAGATGGTCTTTGACTGCCACTTGATGGTAGCTAATCCAGAGCATCATTTAGAAGACTTTGCGCGTGCAGGTGCGGATATCATCAGCATCCATGTGGAAGCAACGCCCCATATTCATGGTGCCCTCCAAAAAATTCGTTCACTCGGAGTTAAGCCTTCAGTTGTTATCAATCCTGGTACGCCTGTTGAGGCGATTAAGCACGTCCTTCATCTAGTTGACCAAGTTTTAGTCATGACAGTTAACCCAGGCTTTGGTGGGCAAGCCTTTCTACCAGAGATCATGGATAAGGTCCGAGAGTTGGTTGCTCTTCGTGATGAAAAAGGCTTGAATTTTGAAATTGAAGTCGATGGCGGGATTGATGATCAAACTATTGCTCAAGCTAAAGAAGCTGGTGCGACTGTTTTTGTAGCAGGTTCCTATGTCTTTAAGGGAGATGTCAATGAGCGAGTACAAACTCTCAGAAAACAACTGGACTAG
- a CDS encoding TatD family hydrolase, with amino-acid sequence MFDTHTHLNVEEFAGREAEEIALAAEMGVTQMNIVGFDKPTIERALELVDEYDRLYATIGWHPTEAGTYTEEIEAYLLDKLKHPKVVALGEIGLDYHWMTAPKEVQEQVFRRQIQLSKDLDLPFVVHTRDALEDTYEIIKSEVVGPRGGIMHSFSGTLEWAEKFAELGMTISFSGVVTFKKATDIQEAARELPLDKILVETDAPYLAPVPKRGRENKTAYTRYVVDFIADLRGMTTEELSAATTANAERILGLDSK; translated from the coding sequence ATTTTTGATACACATACACACTTGAATGTAGAAGAATTTGCAGGTCGTGAGGCAGAAGAAATTGCCTTGGCTGCTGAGATGGGTGTGACACAGATGAATATTGTTGGTTTTGATAAACCGACAATTGAGCGTGCTCTAGAGTTGGTGGATGAGTATGACCGGCTCTATGCGACTATCGGTTGGCATCCGACAGAAGCAGGGACATACACGGAGGAGATTGAAGCCTACTTGCTTGATAAGCTCAAGCATCCCAAGGTTGTTGCTTTAGGTGAAATTGGATTGGACTACCATTGGATGACAGCACCGAAAGAGGTGCAGGAGCAGGTTTTTCGTCGTCAGATTCAGTTATCTAAGGATTTGGATTTGCCTTTTGTGGTCCATACCCGTGATGCGCTGGAAGATACCTATGAGATTATTAAGAGCGAGGTCGTTGGTCCTCGTGGTGGTATCATGCATTCTTTCTCAGGGACTCTTGAATGGGCAGAGAAGTTTGCCGAGCTTGGTATGACTATTTCCTTCTCAGGAGTGGTGACTTTTAAGAAAGCAACCGATATCCAAGAGGCGGCTAGAGAACTTCCTTTGGACAAGATTTTGGTGGAGACGGATGCTCCCTACTTGGCTCCTGTTCCTAAACGTGGTCGCGAAAACAAAACAGCCTATACTCGCTATGTAGTGGACTTTATTGCAGACTTGCGTGGCATGACGACCGAGGAGTTATCGGCAGCAACGACTGCAAATGCAGAACGAATTTTGGGATTGGACAGCAAGTAA
- a CDS encoding DNA-binding protein, producing MENIYKSKRGITELFDVPLKTLNNDLTEMRRNEKFQGYILKPSHKRVYIDVDGYKEFLQYKQKKYEEAM from the coding sequence ATGGAAAATATATATAAAAGCAAGAGAGGGATTACGGAATTATTTGATGTTCCGTTAAAAACCTTAAACAATGATCTAACAGAAATGCGGAGAAATGAAAAATTCCAAGGATACATTTTAAAGCCTTCTCATAAGAGGGTCTATATTGATGTTGATGGCTATAAGGAATTTTTGCAGTATAAACAAAAGAAATATGAGGAAGCTATGTAG
- a CDS encoding sigma-70 family RNA polymerase sigma factor has product MVDLKKVEQRREEAIQRAVLTDDWKKVDNLLNQSYENLCRKDRSYGLCSLDSSSIDKGSLLDTIADDSDALSLLIKKEEIAIINDAIERLLSDRDKKILFGVVFENKSFLHLAKEVRLTDKTVKRHYERIVEILRKELKNL; this is encoded by the coding sequence ATGGTAGATTTAAAAAAAGTAGAACAACGTAGAGAAGAAGCGATTCAAAGAGCTGTACTTACTGACGATTGGAAAAAGGTAGATAACTTATTAAACCAGTCTTATGAGAATTTATGTAGAAAAGATAGATCTTATGGTCTGTGTAGTTTAGACAGTAGTTCAATTGATAAAGGCTCTTTATTAGATACGATAGCAGATGATAGTGATGCATTATCTCTCTTAATTAAAAAAGAAGAAATTGCTATTATAAACGATGCTATTGAGAGATTGTTGAGTGATAGAGACAAAAAAATCTTGTTTGGAGTTGTTTTTGAGAATAAATCATTCTTGCATCTTGCAAAGGAAGTTAGACTTACTGACAAAACTGTAAAAAGACACTATGAGCGTATTGTAGAGATTCTACGAAAAGAATTAAAAAATTTATAA
- the rsgA gene encoding ribosome small subunit-dependent GTPase A, with translation MQGQIIKALAGFYYVESDGQVYQTRARGNFRKKGHTPYVGDWVDFSAEENSEGYILKIHERKNSLVRPPIVNIDQAVVIMSVKEPDFNSNLLDRFLVLLEHKDIHPIVYISKMDLLEERSELDFYQQTYGAIGYDFVTSKEELLPLLTGKVTVFMGQTGVGKSTLLNKIAPDLNLETGEISDSLGRGRHTTRAVSFYNLNGGKIADTPGFSSLDYEVSTAEDLNQAFPEIASVSRDCKFRTCTHTHEPACAVKPAVEEGAIASFRFDNYLQFLSEIENRRETYKKVSKKIPK, from the coding sequence ATGCAGGGACAAATCATTAAAGCCTTGGCAGGGTTCTACTATGTAGAAAGTGATGGCCAGGTATATCAGACGCGCGCGCGTGGGAATTTCCGTAAAAAAGGCCATACCCCTTACGTTGGGGATTGGGTAGATTTCTCTGCCGAGGAAAATTCAGAAGGTTATATCCTCAAAATTCACGAACGGAAAAACAGTCTGGTTCGTCCGCCCATTGTCAATATCGATCAAGCTGTGGTAATCATGTCCGTCAAGGAACCGGACTTTAACAGCAATTTGCTAGATCGGTTCTTGGTTCTTTTGGAGCACAAGGACATCCATCCAATCGTCTATATTTCTAAAATGGACTTGCTGGAAGAACGGTCAGAATTGGATTTTTACCAGCAGACTTATGGTGCTATTGGTTACGATTTTGTGACCAGTAAGGAAGAACTTTTGCCCTTGTTGACAGGTAAGGTTACAGTCTTTATGGGCCAGACGGGTGTTGGAAAATCAACTCTCCTCAATAAAATCGCACCGGATCTCAATCTTGAAACAGGAGAAATCTCAGACAGTCTGGGTCGCGGTCGCCATACTACTCGAGCTGTTAGTTTTTACAACCTCAATGGGGGTAAAATTGCAGACACGCCAGGCTTTTCATCCTTGGATTATGAAGTCTCAACGGCGGAAGACCTCAATCAGGCCTTTCCAGAAATCGCTAGTGTCAGCCGAGATTGTAAATTCCGCACTTGTACTCATACCCATGAGCCAGCTTGCGCCGTCAAGCCAGCTGTAGAAGAGGGCGCTATCGCGTCCTTCCGTTTTGACAACTACCTACAATTCCTCAGTGAGATTGAAAATCGCAGAGAAACTTATAAAAAAGTCAGCAAAAAAATTCCAAAATAA